The following is a genomic window from Colletotrichum lupini chromosome 5, complete sequence.
CACAACCAAGCGAGTCTAGTATAAGACCGAGCTCGGATGAGGATGTAAGGCGGAAGAGCGAAAGCGCGGCGTAGGTCGCAGTATGAGGTTTGCATTTGATCATCGGCAGGGAGTTTGTTTGTGGTTCCAAAGTTTCTCGGACATATCGCCTGAAATTGGCGTGTGACGATTACGAATACACGAAAGATATGACGCAGCATGACATTGCGACGGATACATCTAAacattaatatctttatcaAAGGGACGTTTCTGGCTGGACTACGAAGCAAATTATCATGCATAAATATCAATCATTCATTCATTCAATCTTGTGTATCCTGAACATTTTCTCCCAACCGGTGCTCCCTGCTTTTTACATCGTGACGCATAGACGTCTCTACAGACCAGACCACCAGAAGGTCTCGCTGACCTTGAAGCTGCCCTTGAGGGCCTTGTCTGTGATGACACTGCTGTCACTGACAATTACCTCGTACTCGCCCTCCTCGGCGCACCACTGGTGCCGCTCCTCGTCAAAGTAACTGGCGGCGTACTTGGTCTCAATGTTGACCGTAACCTGCTTGCTCTCGCCAGGCGCAAGCGACACCTTGGCGAAGCCCTTGAGCTCCTTGAGCGGGCGGTTAATCTTTGCCTTTTGCTTGGGTGCAACGTACACCTGGACGACGTCAGCGCCGGCCACCTTGCCCGTGTTTTTGACCGTCACGTCCACGGCGAGCTTGCCGTCAGCCTCGCGGACCTGGAGGTCCCCGAAGCCAAAGGTCGTGTACGACAGGCCGTGGCCAAAGGGGAAGAGCACGGGGCGGTCGAGGAACTCGTAGTAGCGGTAGCCAATGTAGACATCCTCGCCGTACAACGTGCGACTGGCCTCGGCACGGTAGTTGAGGTAGGCCGGGTTATCCTGGACGCGCTCGGGGAAGCTGAGCGAGAGCTTGGCCGAGGGGTTGACGTCGCCAAAGAGCACGTCGGCGATGGCGTTGCCCGTCTCGTTGCCGCCGTACCACGCTTGGACAAGGGCCTTGACGTCCTTGACCCACGGCATGCGCACCGGGGTGCCGGACTGGTTGACGACGACCGTGTTGGGGTTCGCCTGGGCAACGGCGGAGATGAGCTTGTTGAGGTAGCCCGGAAGGTCCATGTCGGCACGATCGTTGCCCTCCGTCTCCCAGTCAGCGTTGAGACCGGAGCAGATGATGACCTGGTCGGCGTCCTTGGCGAGGGCGGCGGCCTTTTCGATCTCGGCCTTGTCGTCAATGACCTTGCATCCTCCCATGCGGAGGGCGCCGCTGCCAAAGACAACGTTGTCGCCCTGCAACTTGGACGACGGGGCCGAGCCAAACTCGACCTTAAAGGTGTACTTTTGGCCCTTCTTGAGCTCGACACGCCCCTTTTCCTCAACGGTGGCGGCGCCGAAGAAGGCATCGCCCTGGCGCTGCTTGGTGGAGTTGTCAATAACAAGCTTGTCATTGACAAAGAGGTTGGCCGTGCCGCAAACGATGAGGCCGAGCTCATAGGTGCAATCCTCCTCAGCGACGAAGGAGCCCTCAAAGTCGGCGTACCAGAGGTCGCCCTTGAGCTTGGGGTTGTAGTAGTCGACAAGGAGAAGCTCCGTCTTGGTGAGGACAAGCTCGTCGATGGCCTCGCGGCTGTGGTCCGTGGGGGGTTCGTTGTAGGCGCGCATGGTCATGCCGGGCTTGCCGTCAACTGACGTACAGACATTGCCGAGGAGGGGCAGGAGCTTGTGGGAGTAGGCGCCCTCTGTGTACTCCGGGGGTGAGGTGAGCTTCTTGCTGATGCCGTCGAAGGGGGTGACGGAGTAGTAGGCAGCTAAAGAGGCGGAACCACCTCCGTGATAGGTGGCGATCTTGGCGTTAGGGCCAATGACAACTGTCTGTGAGTCTCAAAGTAAGTGTGTGTACTTTCGTGAAAGACGTGTATACTCGGAGAACATGCTCACCTTCTTGTCCTTCTTCAGGGGCAGCACGTTGTCATCGTTCTTGAGCAGGACGATACTCTCGCCACCGATGCGCCTCAACAACTCGGCGGTCTCTGGGGTGTCGCCCGTCTTCTCAGGGGCACCCTCGGGAATGCCGGTCGCCACAGCCTTCTTGATGAACTTGAGCATGGCGCGAGCTCTCTCGTCGAGAATGTGCTGGCGGACCTTATCCGTCGACACATTGAACTTAAGAGGCTCTCCACGGAAGCGAGGAGGTCCAGGCATCTCGAGATCGAGACCGGCATTAGCCGCTTCCGTGGTGCTGTAGGTTCCGTACCAATCGCTCATGATCATGCCGTCCCAGCCCCACTCCTTGCGGACTAGCTTCTCTAGCAGATCGTGGTTCTCACTGCAGAATGTGCCGTTGACTCCATTGTAGGCAGTCATGAGCGCACCCGGTGAGGCGTCACGGAAGGTAAGCTGGAAAGGAAGCGCGTAGATCTCGC
Proteins encoded in this region:
- a CDS encoding glycosyl hydrolase family 3 N terminal domain-containing protein, producing MADFDVEDVLKKLTVSEKVDLLAGIDFWHTKALPKHNIPSIRLSDGPNGVRGTKFFNGIKAACFPCGTALGATFNLELLEEAGRKMGEEAKLKGAHCILGPTINMQRSPLGGRGFESIGEDPVLAGLGSAAIVRGIESTGIQATPKHFVCNDQEHRRNAVQSIVTERALREIYALPFQLTFRDASPGALMTAYNGVNGTFCSENHDLLEKLVRKEWGWDGMIMSDWYGTYSTTEAANAGLDLEMPGPPRFRGEPLKFNVSTDKVRQHILDERARAMLKFIKKAVATGIPEGAPEKTGDTPETAELLRRIGGESIVLLKNDDNVLPLKKDKKTVVIGPNAKIATYHGGGSASLAAYYSVTPFDGISKKLTSPPEYTEGAYSHKLLPLLGNVCTSVDGKPGMTMRAYNEPPTDHSREAIDELVLTKTELLLVDYYNPKLKGDLWYADFEGSFVAEEDCTYELGLIVCGTANLFVNDKLVIDNSTKQRQGDAFFGAATVEEKGRVELKKGQKYTFKVEFGSAPSSKLQGDNVVFGSGALRMGGCKVIDDKAEIEKAAALAKDADQVIICSGLNADWETEGNDRADMDLPGYLNKLISAVAQANPNTVVVNQSGTPVRMPWVKDVKALVQAWYGGNETGNAIADVLFGDVNPSAKLSLSFPERVQDNPAYLNYRAEASRTLYGEDVYIGYRYYEFLDRPVLFPFGHGLSYTTFGFGDLQVREADGKLAVDVTVKNTGKVAGADVVQVYVAPKQKAKINRPLKELKGFAKVSLAPGESKQVTVNIETKYAASYFDEERHQWCAEEGEYEVIVSDSSVITDKALKGSFKVSETFWWSGL